In Phycisphaerales bacterium, the sequence GAACCGCGGCACGGCGTATGTAGCCGGGAGGGTTCACTGTGTGTTTCGCGGCACAGCCCAGGCCGGAAATGCATAAAGGGATGCAGGGAGACCCTCGCGGACCAGCCATGACAGGAATCTGCAATAAAACGCTCCGAGCCTTCGGGAAACCGCCCGCAAACGGGTTAGATGCTCTATGGCGGAATGCACCTGTGGCACGCGTTGGCCGGTTCCGCGCGACAGATTGCCGAGAACGACAGAGGGGTACGGGAGCTCAGGTCATGACGCACGACGACAGAAGCACGATTCCGCGCGACACTCTTCGGAGGTCGTGCACATATAGGGAGTACCGGGGCCCTCAACGTCCCGGCAAATCCTCCCAAGTCTTCGCCACTCCGAGTGGCTTTCGCGTAGATGGGTGAGGTGCAGCCTCACTCGCCTGCGCGCACAATCCAACCAGCCACCCAGCCCAACCAGCCAACCTGACCCGATCCATCACCAACCCGCCCCGCCGCACGGTGCGCCGGGGTTCCCGTTGTCCTGCGCCTGCTGGCGGGTTGAACCCGATCGCGGCGGCATTCTGGGTGCATTCATGGACGAACTGCAAGTACGGAAGACGGATGTCGCGGTGATCAACGTTCGCGAGGTCGCGGAACTCCTCGGTGTCAACGCTCGCACGATTTGGCGGATGGCCCAGAGGGGCGAGCTCCCCGCCCCGATTCGGCTGGGGGATCGGGTCGTCCGCTGGCGGC encodes:
- a CDS encoding helix-turn-helix domain-containing protein; the protein is MDELQVRKTDVAVINVREVAELLGVNARTIWRMAQRGELPAPIRLGDRVVRWRLCDLREHLDRKATGGVAVSRATSGGRGARR